A single region of the Onychomys torridus chromosome 11, mOncTor1.1, whole genome shotgun sequence genome encodes:
- the Nr1i3 gene encoding nuclear receptor subfamily 1 group I member 3 isoform X2 — MTAVLTLETMARGEEYGPRNCVVCGDRATGYHFHALTCEGCKGFFRRTVSKTIGPICPFSGSCEVSKAQRRHCPACRLQKCLNAGMRKDMILSAEALALRRARQAQRRAQKAPLPMSQEQKELVQTLLGAHTRHVVPMFDQFVKFRPPDYLFIHHRPFPPLVPVRPLLTHFADINTFMVQQIIKFTKELPLFRSLPMEDQISLLKGAAVEILHISLNATFCLQTQNFFCGPLCYKMEDAAYGFQGEFLDLIFRFHGTLKRLQLQEPEYVLLAAMALFSPDRPGVTQREEIDQRQEEMALILNNYIMEQQSRPQSRFLYPKLMGLLAELRSINNAYAYEIQRIQGLSAMMPLLGEICS, encoded by the exons ATGACAGCTGTGCTAACACTTGAAACCATGGCCAGGGGAGAGGAATATGGGCCAAGGAACTGTGTGGTGTGTGGAGACCGAGCCACAGGCTATCATTTCCATGCCCTGACTTGTGAGGGCTGCAAAGGCTTCTTCAG GAGAACAGTCAGCAAAACCATTGGTCCCATCTGTCCCTTCTCTGGAAGCTGTGAGGTCAGCAAAGCCCAGAGACGCCACTGTCCAGCCTGCAGGTTGCAGAAGTGTCTAAACGCTGGCATGAGGAAAGACA TGATACTGTCAGCAGAAGCCTTGGCGTTGCGGCGAGCCAGGCAGGCACAGCGGCGGGCACAGAAAGCACCTTTGCCAATGAGTCAGGAGCAGAAAGAGCTGGTCCAGACCCTCCTGGGGGCCCATACTCGCCATGTGGTCCCCATGTTTGACCAGTTTGTGAAGTTCAGG CCTCCAGATTACCTGTTCATCCATCACCGGCCCTTCCCTCCTCTGGTCCCTGTGAGGCCTCTGCTCACACACTTTGCAGATATTAACACTTTCATGGTGCAGCAGATTATCAAGTTCACCAAGGAACTGCCCCTTTTTCG GTCCCTACCCATGGAGGACCAGATCTCCCTTCTCAAGGGAGCAGCTGTGGAAATACTGCATATCTCACTCAACGCTACTTTCTGTCTTCAAACCCAGAATTTCTTCTGTGGGCCTCTTTGCTACAAAATGGAAGATGCAGCCTATG GGTTCCAGGGGGAATTTTTGGACCTGATCTTTCGCTTCCATGGGACATTGAAACGACTGCAACTCCAGGAACCTGAGTATGTGCTCCTGGCTGCCATGGCCCTCTTCTCTCCAG ACAGGCCTGGAGTGACCCAGAGAGAAGAGATTGATCAGCGGCAAGAGGAGATGGCACTGATCTTGAACAACTACATTATGGAACAACAGTCAAGGCCCCAAAGTCG GTTTCTGTACCCAAAGCTGATGGGCCTGCTGGCTGAGCTCCGGAGCATAAACAATGCATACGCATATGAAATCCAGCGCATCCAGGGACTGTCTGCTATGATGCCACTGCTTGGGGAAATCTGCAGCTGA
- the Nr1i3 gene encoding nuclear receptor subfamily 1 group I member 3 isoform X4, with the protein MARGEEYGPRNCVVCGDRATGYHFHALTCEGCKGFFRRTVSKTIGPICPFSGSCEVSKAQRRHCPACRLQKCLNAGMRKDMILSAEALALRRARQAQRRAQKAPLPMSQEQKELVQTLLGAHTRHVVPMFDQFVKFRPPDYLFIHHRPFPPLVPVRPLLTHFADINTFMVQQIIKFTKELPLFRSLPMEDQISLLKGAAVEILHISLNATFCLQTQNFFCGPLCYKMEDAAYGRAFSISDRPGVTQREEIDQRQEEMALILNNYIMEQQSRPQSRFLYPKLMGLLAELRSINNAYAYEIQRIQGLSAMMPLLGEICS; encoded by the exons ATGGCCAGGGGAGAGGAATATGGGCCAAGGAACTGTGTGGTGTGTGGAGACCGAGCCACAGGCTATCATTTCCATGCCCTGACTTGTGAGGGCTGCAAAGGCTTCTTCAG GAGAACAGTCAGCAAAACCATTGGTCCCATCTGTCCCTTCTCTGGAAGCTGTGAGGTCAGCAAAGCCCAGAGACGCCACTGTCCAGCCTGCAGGTTGCAGAAGTGTCTAAACGCTGGCATGAGGAAAGACA TGATACTGTCAGCAGAAGCCTTGGCGTTGCGGCGAGCCAGGCAGGCACAGCGGCGGGCACAGAAAGCACCTTTGCCAATGAGTCAGGAGCAGAAAGAGCTGGTCCAGACCCTCCTGGGGGCCCATACTCGCCATGTGGTCCCCATGTTTGACCAGTTTGTGAAGTTCAGG CCTCCAGATTACCTGTTCATCCATCACCGGCCCTTCCCTCCTCTGGTCCCTGTGAGGCCTCTGCTCACACACTTTGCAGATATTAACACTTTCATGGTGCAGCAGATTATCAAGTTCACCAAGGAACTGCCCCTTTTTCG GTCCCTACCCATGGAGGACCAGATCTCCCTTCTCAAGGGAGCAGCTGTGGAAATACTGCATATCTCACTCAACGCTACTTTCTGTCTTCAAACCCAGAATTTCTTCTGTGGGCCTCTTTGCTACAAAATGGAAGATGCAGCCTATGGTAGAGCA TTTTCCATCTCAGACAGGCCTGGAGTGACCCAGAGAGAAGAGATTGATCAGCGGCAAGAGGAGATGGCACTGATCTTGAACAACTACATTATGGAACAACAGTCAAGGCCCCAAAGTCG GTTTCTGTACCCAAAGCTGATGGGCCTGCTGGCTGAGCTCCGGAGCATAAACAATGCATACGCATATGAAATCCAGCGCATCCAGGGACTGTCTGCTATGATGCCACTGCTTGGGGAAATCTGCAGCTGA
- the Nr1i3 gene encoding nuclear receptor subfamily 1 group I member 3 isoform X7, whose protein sequence is MTAVLTLETMARGEEYGPRNCVVCGDRATGYHFHALTCEGCKGFFRRTVSKTIGPICPFSGSCEVSKAQRRHCPACRLQKCLNAGMRKDMILSAEALALRRARQAQRRAQKAPLPMSQEQKELVQTLLGAHTRHVVPMFDQFVKFRPPDYLFIHHRPFPPLVPVRPLLTHFADINTFMVQQIIKFTKELPLFRSLPMEDQISLLKGAAVEILHISLNATFCLQTQNFFCGPLCYKMEDAAYVGFQGEFLDLIFRFHGTLKRLQLQEPEYVLLAAMALFSPGLE, encoded by the exons ATGACAGCTGTGCTAACACTTGAAACCATGGCCAGGGGAGAGGAATATGGGCCAAGGAACTGTGTGGTGTGTGGAGACCGAGCCACAGGCTATCATTTCCATGCCCTGACTTGTGAGGGCTGCAAAGGCTTCTTCAG GAGAACAGTCAGCAAAACCATTGGTCCCATCTGTCCCTTCTCTGGAAGCTGTGAGGTCAGCAAAGCCCAGAGACGCCACTGTCCAGCCTGCAGGTTGCAGAAGTGTCTAAACGCTGGCATGAGGAAAGACA TGATACTGTCAGCAGAAGCCTTGGCGTTGCGGCGAGCCAGGCAGGCACAGCGGCGGGCACAGAAAGCACCTTTGCCAATGAGTCAGGAGCAGAAAGAGCTGGTCCAGACCCTCCTGGGGGCCCATACTCGCCATGTGGTCCCCATGTTTGACCAGTTTGTGAAGTTCAGG CCTCCAGATTACCTGTTCATCCATCACCGGCCCTTCCCTCCTCTGGTCCCTGTGAGGCCTCTGCTCACACACTTTGCAGATATTAACACTTTCATGGTGCAGCAGATTATCAAGTTCACCAAGGAACTGCCCCTTTTTCG GTCCCTACCCATGGAGGACCAGATCTCCCTTCTCAAGGGAGCAGCTGTGGAAATACTGCATATCTCACTCAACGCTACTTTCTGTCTTCAAACCCAGAATTTCTTCTGTGGGCCTCTTTGCTACAAAATGGAAGATGCAGCCTATG TAGGGTTCCAGGGGGAATTTTTGGACCTGATCTTTCGCTTCCATGGGACATTGAAACGACTGCAACTCCAGGAACCTGAGTATGTGCTCCTGGCTGCCATGGCCCTCTTCTCTCCAG GCCTGGAGTGA
- the Tomm40l gene encoding mitochondrial import receptor subunit TOM40B: MGNTLGLAPMGTLSRRSPRREEPLPNPGSFDELHRLCKDVFPAQMEGVKLVVNKVLSSHFQVAHTVHMSALGLPGYHLHAAYAGDWQLSPTEVFPTVVGDMDSSGSLNAQILLLLAERLRAKAVFQTQQAKFLTWQFDGEYRGDDYTATLTLGNPDLIGESVIMVAHFLQSITHRLVLGGELVYHRRPGEEGAILTLAGKYSAVHWVATLNVGSGGAHASYYHRANEQVQVGVEFEANTRLQDTTFSFGYHLTLPQANMVFRGLVDSNWCVGAVLEKKMPPLPVTLALGAFLNHWRNRFHCGFSITVG; encoded by the exons ATGGGGAACACCCTGGGCCTGGCACCGATGGGGACTTTATCCCGCCGGAGCCCCCGTCGAGAGGAACCGCTGCCCAACCCCGGGAGCTTCGATGAGCTGCACCGGTTGTGCAAAG ATGTATTTCCAGCACAGATGGAGGGCGTGAAGCTGGTTGTCAACAAGGTTCTGAGCAGCCATTTCCAG GTAGCTCATACTGTGCACATGAGTGCTCTGGGTTTACCAGGCTATCACCTCCATGCCGCCTATGCAGGGGACTGGCAGCTTAGCCCCACTGAG GTGTTCCCCACTGTGGTGGGGGATATGGACAGCAGTGGCAGTCTCAACGCCCAGATCTTGCTTCTGTTGGCAGAGCGTCTGCGAGCTAAGGCTGTCTTCCAG ACACAGCAGGCCAAGTTCCTGACCTGGCAGTTTGATGGCGAATATCGGGGAGACGACTACACAGCCACTCTGACGCTGGGAAATCCTGACCTGATCGGGGAATCAG TGATCATGGTTGCTCACTTCCTGCAGAGCATCACTCATCGGCTGGTGCTAGGAGGAGAGCTAGTTTATCACCGACGCCCGGGCGAAGAGGGGGCCATCTTGACTCTGGCTGGGAAGTACTCAG CTGTACACTGGGTAGCTACGTTGAATGTTGGGTCAGGTGGGGCCCATGCAAGTTATTACCACAGGGCGAATGAACAG GTTCAGGTTGGAGTGGAGTTTGAGGCAAATACAAGGCTACAAGATACAACCTTCTCCTTTGGTTACCACCTGACTCTGCCCCAGGCCAATATGGTGTTTCGAG GCTTGGTGGATAGTAACTGGTGTGTAGGTGCTGTGTTGGAGAAGAAGATGCCTCCCCTACCTGTCACTCTGGCCCTCGGAGCCTTCCTCAATCACTGGCGTAACAGATTCCATTGTGGCTTTAGCATCACTGTGGGCTGA
- the Nr1i3 gene encoding nuclear receptor subfamily 1 group I member 3 isoform X1, protein MTAVLTLETMARGEEYGPRNCVVCGDRATGYHFHALTCEGCKGFFRRTVSKTIGPICPFSGSCEVSKAQRRHCPACRLQKCLNAGMRKDMILSAEALALRRARQAQRRAQKAPLPMSQEQKELVQTLLGAHTRHVVPMFDQFVKFRPPDYLFIHHRPFPPLVPVRPLLTHFADINTFMVQQIIKFTKELPLFRSLPMEDQISLLKGAAVEILHISLNATFCLQTQNFFCGPLCYKMEDAAYVGFQGEFLDLIFRFHGTLKRLQLQEPEYVLLAAMALFSPDRPGVTQREEIDQRQEEMALILNNYIMEQQSRPQSRFLYPKLMGLLAELRSINNAYAYEIQRIQGLSAMMPLLGEICS, encoded by the exons ATGACAGCTGTGCTAACACTTGAAACCATGGCCAGGGGAGAGGAATATGGGCCAAGGAACTGTGTGGTGTGTGGAGACCGAGCCACAGGCTATCATTTCCATGCCCTGACTTGTGAGGGCTGCAAAGGCTTCTTCAG GAGAACAGTCAGCAAAACCATTGGTCCCATCTGTCCCTTCTCTGGAAGCTGTGAGGTCAGCAAAGCCCAGAGACGCCACTGTCCAGCCTGCAGGTTGCAGAAGTGTCTAAACGCTGGCATGAGGAAAGACA TGATACTGTCAGCAGAAGCCTTGGCGTTGCGGCGAGCCAGGCAGGCACAGCGGCGGGCACAGAAAGCACCTTTGCCAATGAGTCAGGAGCAGAAAGAGCTGGTCCAGACCCTCCTGGGGGCCCATACTCGCCATGTGGTCCCCATGTTTGACCAGTTTGTGAAGTTCAGG CCTCCAGATTACCTGTTCATCCATCACCGGCCCTTCCCTCCTCTGGTCCCTGTGAGGCCTCTGCTCACACACTTTGCAGATATTAACACTTTCATGGTGCAGCAGATTATCAAGTTCACCAAGGAACTGCCCCTTTTTCG GTCCCTACCCATGGAGGACCAGATCTCCCTTCTCAAGGGAGCAGCTGTGGAAATACTGCATATCTCACTCAACGCTACTTTCTGTCTTCAAACCCAGAATTTCTTCTGTGGGCCTCTTTGCTACAAAATGGAAGATGCAGCCTATG TAGGGTTCCAGGGGGAATTTTTGGACCTGATCTTTCGCTTCCATGGGACATTGAAACGACTGCAACTCCAGGAACCTGAGTATGTGCTCCTGGCTGCCATGGCCCTCTTCTCTCCAG ACAGGCCTGGAGTGACCCAGAGAGAAGAGATTGATCAGCGGCAAGAGGAGATGGCACTGATCTTGAACAACTACATTATGGAACAACAGTCAAGGCCCCAAAGTCG GTTTCTGTACCCAAAGCTGATGGGCCTGCTGGCTGAGCTCCGGAGCATAAACAATGCATACGCATATGAAATCCAGCGCATCCAGGGACTGTCTGCTATGATGCCACTGCTTGGGGAAATCTGCAGCTGA
- the Nr1i3 gene encoding nuclear receptor subfamily 1 group I member 3 isoform X6 gives MTAVLTLETMARGEEYGPRNCVVCGDRATGYHFHALTCEGCKGFFRRTVSKTIGPICPFSGSCEVSKAQRRHCPACRLQKCLNAGMRKDMILSAEALALRRARQAQRRAQKAPLPMSQEQKELVQTLLGAHTRHVVPMFDQFVKFRPPDYLFIHHRPFPPLVPVRPLLTHFADINTFMVQQIIKFTKELPLFRSLPMEDQISLLKGAAVEILHISLNATFCLQTQNFFCGPLCYKMEDAAYVGFQGEFLDLIFRFHGTLKRLQLQEPEYVLLAAMALFSPGFCTQS, from the exons ATGACAGCTGTGCTAACACTTGAAACCATGGCCAGGGGAGAGGAATATGGGCCAAGGAACTGTGTGGTGTGTGGAGACCGAGCCACAGGCTATCATTTCCATGCCCTGACTTGTGAGGGCTGCAAAGGCTTCTTCAG GAGAACAGTCAGCAAAACCATTGGTCCCATCTGTCCCTTCTCTGGAAGCTGTGAGGTCAGCAAAGCCCAGAGACGCCACTGTCCAGCCTGCAGGTTGCAGAAGTGTCTAAACGCTGGCATGAGGAAAGACA TGATACTGTCAGCAGAAGCCTTGGCGTTGCGGCGAGCCAGGCAGGCACAGCGGCGGGCACAGAAAGCACCTTTGCCAATGAGTCAGGAGCAGAAAGAGCTGGTCCAGACCCTCCTGGGGGCCCATACTCGCCATGTGGTCCCCATGTTTGACCAGTTTGTGAAGTTCAGG CCTCCAGATTACCTGTTCATCCATCACCGGCCCTTCCCTCCTCTGGTCCCTGTGAGGCCTCTGCTCACACACTTTGCAGATATTAACACTTTCATGGTGCAGCAGATTATCAAGTTCACCAAGGAACTGCCCCTTTTTCG GTCCCTACCCATGGAGGACCAGATCTCCCTTCTCAAGGGAGCAGCTGTGGAAATACTGCATATCTCACTCAACGCTACTTTCTGTCTTCAAACCCAGAATTTCTTCTGTGGGCCTCTTTGCTACAAAATGGAAGATGCAGCCTATG TAGGGTTCCAGGGGGAATTTTTGGACCTGATCTTTCGCTTCCATGGGACATTGAAACGACTGCAACTCCAGGAACCTGAGTATGTGCTCCTGGCTGCCATGGCCCTCTTCTCTCCAG GTTTCTGTACCCAAAGCTGA
- the Nr1i3 gene encoding nuclear receptor subfamily 1 group I member 3 isoform X5 translates to MARGEEYGPRNCVVCGDRATGYHFHALTCEGCKGFFRRTVSKTIGPICPFSGSCEVSKAQRRHCPACRLQKCLNAGMRKDMILSAEALALRRARQAQRRAQKAPLPMSQEQKELVQTLLGAHTRHVVPMFDQFVKFRPPDYLFIHHRPFPPLVPVRPLLTHFADINTFMVQQIIKFTKELPLFRSLPMEDQISLLKGAAVEILHISLNATFCLQTQNFFCGPLCYKMEDAAYDRPGVTQREEIDQRQEEMALILNNYIMEQQSRPQSRFLYPKLMGLLAELRSINNAYAYEIQRIQGLSAMMPLLGEICS, encoded by the exons ATGGCCAGGGGAGAGGAATATGGGCCAAGGAACTGTGTGGTGTGTGGAGACCGAGCCACAGGCTATCATTTCCATGCCCTGACTTGTGAGGGCTGCAAAGGCTTCTTCAG GAGAACAGTCAGCAAAACCATTGGTCCCATCTGTCCCTTCTCTGGAAGCTGTGAGGTCAGCAAAGCCCAGAGACGCCACTGTCCAGCCTGCAGGTTGCAGAAGTGTCTAAACGCTGGCATGAGGAAAGACA TGATACTGTCAGCAGAAGCCTTGGCGTTGCGGCGAGCCAGGCAGGCACAGCGGCGGGCACAGAAAGCACCTTTGCCAATGAGTCAGGAGCAGAAAGAGCTGGTCCAGACCCTCCTGGGGGCCCATACTCGCCATGTGGTCCCCATGTTTGACCAGTTTGTGAAGTTCAGG CCTCCAGATTACCTGTTCATCCATCACCGGCCCTTCCCTCCTCTGGTCCCTGTGAGGCCTCTGCTCACACACTTTGCAGATATTAACACTTTCATGGTGCAGCAGATTATCAAGTTCACCAAGGAACTGCCCCTTTTTCG GTCCCTACCCATGGAGGACCAGATCTCCCTTCTCAAGGGAGCAGCTGTGGAAATACTGCATATCTCACTCAACGCTACTTTCTGTCTTCAAACCCAGAATTTCTTCTGTGGGCCTCTTTGCTACAAAATGGAAGATGCAGCCTATG ACAGGCCTGGAGTGACCCAGAGAGAAGAGATTGATCAGCGGCAAGAGGAGATGGCACTGATCTTGAACAACTACATTATGGAACAACAGTCAAGGCCCCAAAGTCG GTTTCTGTACCCAAAGCTGATGGGCCTGCTGGCTGAGCTCCGGAGCATAAACAATGCATACGCATATGAAATCCAGCGCATCCAGGGACTGTCTGCTATGATGCCACTGCTTGGGGAAATCTGCAGCTGA
- the Nr1i3 gene encoding nuclear receptor subfamily 1 group I member 3 isoform X3 yields MARGEEYGPRNCVVCGDRATGYHFHALTCEGCKGFFRRTVSKTIGPICPFSGSCEVSKAQRRHCPACRLQKCLNAGMRKDMILSAEALALRRARQAQRRAQKAPLPMSQEQKELVQTLLGAHTRHVVPMFDQFVKFRPPDYLFIHHRPFPPLVPVRPLLTHFADINTFMVQQIIKFTKELPLFRSLPMEDQISLLKGAAVEILHISLNATFCLQTQNFFCGPLCYKMEDAAYAMPRRLLSLPPLTVGFQGEFLDLIFRFHGTLKRLQLQEPEYVLLAAMALFSPDRPGVTQREEIDQRQEEMALILNNYIMEQQSRPQSRFLYPKLMGLLAELRSINNAYAYEIQRIQGLSAMMPLLGEICS; encoded by the exons ATGGCCAGGGGAGAGGAATATGGGCCAAGGAACTGTGTGGTGTGTGGAGACCGAGCCACAGGCTATCATTTCCATGCCCTGACTTGTGAGGGCTGCAAAGGCTTCTTCAG GAGAACAGTCAGCAAAACCATTGGTCCCATCTGTCCCTTCTCTGGAAGCTGTGAGGTCAGCAAAGCCCAGAGACGCCACTGTCCAGCCTGCAGGTTGCAGAAGTGTCTAAACGCTGGCATGAGGAAAGACA TGATACTGTCAGCAGAAGCCTTGGCGTTGCGGCGAGCCAGGCAGGCACAGCGGCGGGCACAGAAAGCACCTTTGCCAATGAGTCAGGAGCAGAAAGAGCTGGTCCAGACCCTCCTGGGGGCCCATACTCGCCATGTGGTCCCCATGTTTGACCAGTTTGTGAAGTTCAGG CCTCCAGATTACCTGTTCATCCATCACCGGCCCTTCCCTCCTCTGGTCCCTGTGAGGCCTCTGCTCACACACTTTGCAGATATTAACACTTTCATGGTGCAGCAGATTATCAAGTTCACCAAGGAACTGCCCCTTTTTCG GTCCCTACCCATGGAGGACCAGATCTCCCTTCTCAAGGGAGCAGCTGTGGAAATACTGCATATCTCACTCAACGCTACTTTCTGTCTTCAAACCCAGAATTTCTTCTGTGGGCCTCTTTGCTACAAAATGGAAGATGCAGCCTATG CCATGCCCAGGAGGCTCCTAAGCCTACCACCTCTCACAGTAGGGTTCCAGGGGGAATTTTTGGACCTGATCTTTCGCTTCCATGGGACATTGAAACGACTGCAACTCCAGGAACCTGAGTATGTGCTCCTGGCTGCCATGGCCCTCTTCTCTCCAG ACAGGCCTGGAGTGACCCAGAGAGAAGAGATTGATCAGCGGCAAGAGGAGATGGCACTGATCTTGAACAACTACATTATGGAACAACAGTCAAGGCCCCAAAGTCG GTTTCTGTACCCAAAGCTGATGGGCCTGCTGGCTGAGCTCCGGAGCATAAACAATGCATACGCATATGAAATCCAGCGCATCCAGGGACTGTCTGCTATGATGCCACTGCTTGGGGAAATCTGCAGCTGA